TGGCACTCTGAATTCATTGAACCACCTGTGCAGGCCCTGTTGTAGGGTCAGTAGTCCCAACCAGTCTTAACCAGCTTAAACTGGACAAAAACTAACTCCTGGTTTCTGAAAAACAGCTTAAGTCCCCGTTGCTGTAGCAACTCATACATCAGAGGCAAGTATCTATAGAGGTGGTTAAAGAGTCTTGGGATATATTATCTAGGCTGTAGGTAGGAAGgtatgaaatttgaaaaaatttagaCAAGCCTTGTGAAGGCAAGGCCACAAATAGAGGGGTTCTTTAACGAGCTGTTAAAGCAGGGAAACTCTAAGGTAATGTGTTTCTTTCTTACGAACGTGAATGATTGGGTCTCTGTGCTAATGTTTGTCCTCAAATTGTGTGAAATACTGAATGAAGTAGCTTCAtgtcagatgaagaaacaagCCCAATCATGTTGGAAGTGGCTAGTAAGgctttatttttgcatttcagaagttcattttctcaatgaaaaggaaaaattagcGTTTCATAAATgtacttttatgttttaatagATTTTGGTTCTTCAAAATTGCTGCCATTGTTGGTGTCATGGTTGGATCTTTCTATATTCCTGGAGGCCACTTCAACACAGGTATGGTTCACTATAACAGGGGTAAATTATAATGTATACACACTCTACAGATGACTGCATTCATTACTGATTTTGCAGAACTGGTAATTAAATGAGATGGTGTTCAATTATCATGACTTGATACTAATATTAAGATATTAATTGACTGATTAAAGCCAGGAGACATTCAGCCCACTTCTCAGCTATTCTGAAACCAGATGTTAATTTTTTGCCAATATTTTAGGTTTCCCTTCTCACTTGGCAATATGAAGTTAATCGGGCTTGTCAACATAAGGACTTGTAACCATGTACTCCACTATCCCCGTTTTAACCTGCTTCCTTTTTGTGGCATCATATGGCATCTGTGGATTTCCACTGTGATTTATATCCCTGTGAGTAAAGGAAAGGGCTTATATCTTTTCCATTTGGATTGTCAGACCATGGGCTCCCCTTAGCACAAGCTAGAATCGATTTTAAAAGGTCTGAAACCCGACAGAACACTTGTCACAGAATGCCTTTGAGTTTGGAATTGTGATACTCTTGCTGTACTGCTCGAGACAGAATATGTCTTATTATTACCTTTTCTTACTTGAAACCTTCTTAGTGTGCTGGACAGTAACGTTCTGATATGTTGCTCCTGTGGTAAAGAATAACTTTGTGCTTTTGGTTTGTAGCCTGGTTTGTGATTGGCATGGTAGGGGCTGCCTTCTTCATCCTCATTCAGCTGGTGCTGTTGGTAGACTTTGCTCACTCTTGGAATGAGTCATGGGTAAATCGAATGGAAGAAGGGAATCCAAAATGCTGGTATGCCGGTAGGTGTCAAACCCCTATGAGAGCCATACTGCATCGTGCTACATTAAACTGGGTGAAAATTGATCCTCGTTAGTTTAAAAGCTTGTTATAACTGTGAGCATTcatgttcattttctcttttctagctTTACTGTCTGTGACAAGCTTGTTTTATATCCTGTCAATCATCTTTGCTGGGTTGCTGTACACATACTACACCAAACCAGATGGCTGCACAGAGAACAAGTTCTTCATCAGTTTTAATCTGATCCTTTGCGTGGTGATTTCGGTTTTGTCAATCCATCCGAAAATTCAGGTATGGTTGTGATTTCTGCTTCTTCCTCCTATGAGAGATTTTTAATTAATGCTAAACTTGAAACCTAGGTAactttttatatgaatttatgTCCAAGTTTATCTACTTAAACATTTTTCTACTGTAGCATAATAAAGTCTTCATAATTATATCTTAATCATAAAATGTGCCATTGAATGTCAGTATtataattaaatgaataatttccctattatttaaggggaaaaaaaactatgtaaCTTGAGAATTTATTGTCCTTATAAAATTGTTTATATCACAAGAATGATTCTTAGAAATCTTTAGCAGAGATATTTTAGGGGAATTGAACTAGAAAcatatgattttaatatttaaaacacaacTCATGCTCCTGAGTTTCCTCATTtaaataccatattttaaaaattcatggatTTTTAGATACGAAATATGAAAAAACATCACCTATccttttaaaagtgagaaaactgaaggtCCAGAGAGTTGATGGATTTCCTAGCTAGTTAAGGGCAAAGCTTAGCTTTGATTTCACTATACCAGGGAACTAGTGGTGAATCCAAGCCTTTGTATGATCCACAGGAATTTCCAGGGTTATGAAATGCCTGAGAATTGGTGGTACATGCCTCCTCTTTCTTGGTTATTTTTCAAGCTAACTTAAACTGAAAGGTTACTTGTCATCTTTGATCTGTCAAGCAGAATCAGAAGGTTCTCAATAACAGCTCAGTGGGTCCCAGGAAGTACGCTTCTAGAAGTTCAGCCCTTGCAGTCCCTATGGCATTGTTTCCTTTCCGATTCCACAGGAACACCAGCCTCGTTCTGGCCTCCTGCAGTCTTCTCTCATCACCCTCTACACCATGTACCTCACGTGGTCAGCCATGTCCAATGAACCTGGTAAGCAGATTCTAAAAGCACATTCATTTGATGGAAAGAAACTAAGAAATGGGAGTtctctggcagtgcagtggttaggactcagctttcactgctgtgggtgtaggcttgatccctggttggaaacttaagatcccacaagatgtGCCATGCACACCAGGAGTAAAAGAAAGTAGGAAATTACTCCTTTGGTGGGTGCCAGAACTAGAGCTGGAGCAAATGTcagacaaacaaatgaacaaacaaaaacttcacTTAAATGTACAATGTCTTTGGTATTTACCTTTCGAATTTTATTCTCCATGTCTGCTCCTAACTGTTCAGAGCTGAAAGCCTAAAGGACCACCTGAAGGACCTTTATGTGGTCCAGGCTTTTCCCCAGACTAAATCAGATTAGTTAAGAGTTGGTTAAGAGCAGAAAAAGGCAACGTTGTTTTGGCCCTTTGTAGAATTACATTAATTGAATTTTATGTTGGTGGTGCAGGCTTAAGAAACAGCTGCAGGAAATCTCCTTTTGTAGGTCTTACGGGATTGTTTCTCAGTAGAGTATCCTGTGGAAAACCATTGCTGCAGACCATCTAATGATGACGCAACTTATTTTTGTTGTATTCCTGTATAACTGTGCAGAAACAGGACTAGGGCTAAACtccttgtgcctttttttttttaataaccaggCCAAATTTATTGAATCTACcttattttgcaaacaaatttatcttttttaaactgttttatattgggttatagttgattaacagtgttgtgatagttttgggtgtacagcaaggtgatttagTTGTACATTTTCCCATTTAGGCTGTTACATAATACCGAgcagagtaggtccttgttggttatccattttaaatatagcagtgtgtacatgtccatcccaaccTCCCCACCACCCTTCCCCTGGTAACTCTAAGTTCCTTCTCTAAGCCTGTGTAAACTCCTTATATTTTAAGCACACGACTGTAGAGCCCCAAAGACTTGCTAGTTAAACTTCAAAACCAGTGAAATCAAGATTGACATTTATGAAACTGGACAAATACTCTGTTGCTGTAGTTTCTTGACTCTTTCTTGAAAACCAAGTCTTTGATTGCAACACAGATGTGTTACTGACTGCCCAGTTGCAGGTTCTTTGAAGTAGAACATTCTCATGTTTGAAATTATGTTTTGCTACCACGACTGAGTGATGTGTAAACACACCCCTCAAATCCTTTTGGACCCCCATGAGTTATCCCTAAAGATAAAAAGCAGTTTCTCATTGTCAGATCCTTCCTGCAACCCTGGCCTGTTGAGCATCATTACGCACATGACCTCATCCACCTTGGCTCCTGCGAATACAACTGCTCCGGCCCCTACCCCTGCTGTGCCGTTACAGAGCGGGCCTTCTCTGAATAAAGAGAATTTCATTGGGCTGTTAGTCTTTGTTCTCTCCCTTTCCTATTCTAGGTAAGTTACAAAGTCCTTGACTTGCCTCAGTTAACCCTGCAGTGTATGTTTCTGTAAGTTCAGTAAATCCTCTTGTGAAATGATTTCCCCCAGCCTTACTAAGAGATTCTCCTTTGTATAGGAAGATAAAGCTCTTACCTGACCTGACTCTAGATTAGCTAGAATAGTGGCTCTGAAATTTGGTTGGgctatctctttttttttagggCAATGTTTATTTTATGATCATTGTAAATAATATAAGCAACTAGCAGAATTTTATGCACAAAATGCTCAAGTTGGTATTTAATCCAAAACCTCAGATACAATATGTTAGCAGTTTGCACTCATTCTCTCACCCATTTTTATTGATTGATATTGTCTATCTAATAGTGTGTgatactttaataattttaaaatgtgaaataatacaaataggcaaagatatatttatataaactaaCAGCATAAGTGAGGGCAGTTTAAAGTAGGAAATGAAATTGTCCTGCCTCTAAATTCACCTTTTCTGTGGTTAAATTTTGGCCCATattatttcagacttttttcttttgcttatactTACTATCTATTAATCTATTTGTATctatattattatgtatatttttataaatagttaCATAATCTTATATCACTTGataatataacttaaaaatagaGACCATACTATATAATAGTATAACAGTATACTATTCTGAAATACATACGAATTTGTCATAATTTGGACAGCTTTGCACACATAATGTGTAGTTTtaccctttttttccctttttttctttttttaattatttcttaaaatatgggTTGGCAGTCTACAGCCCTTGGGCTGACTTCCTATTtctctaaataaagttttattggcttACAgctatgttcatttttttcatgttctctgtgactatttttgtttatttcctttgattCTTGATCTTAAGAGGAAAGCTTTTAATCTTTCACTATTAAATACAACTTTTTCATAGAGGCCCTTTATCAATTTGAGGaagttttctatttctagtttgagtttttatcataaaaaaagTATCAgatttttgccaaaaaaaaatttttttaatgtctgttgaGATGTTCATGTGGAATTTGTCCTTTATTTGTATGTACttttttattcaatcatttaacaAACTTTTAGTGAGTATCTGCTGTGTATTAGACATGCATAGATGACTAAGGTCATTGCCAGAAGGTCATTCCTTGTGAATAGCAAGGAAGACAGGAGTGGTTAAGTGATACGGCAGAAGGAAGAATAAGGAGCTACAGCAATTTAATCCAGCCTAGCAACGGGGTGACGTCAGAGAAGACTTCCTAGAGGACACGGCATGATTAGAGAGTTAAAGAGTGAGTGAGTTAGCTGGGCGAAGGCGGGCATTGCATTCTGAACAAAGGAGAGATACTTCTGAAGTCCTGGAAGCAGACACCGTAAGCATAGTGTATTTTGGGAAACCCCTCCAGGCAGTTAAAGCATCAAATTGTAACTGTTAGGATCAGAACTTTAAGCAAACCCTTCAGAAGCCCTTCAGTCCCCGAAGCAGGAGCAGTTTAGAAATAACCTTCACGTGTACAGGCTCGTGACAGCACTTCATCTTCATGGCCCCCTTCTGATTTACCTTTCTGGGATCACTTTCCAGCATCCGCAATTCCAGCAATAGCCAAGTAAGTAAGCTGACGCTGTCGGGCAGTGACAGCGTGATCCTCCGAGATACGGCTGCCAATGGTGCCAGCGATGAGGAAGATGGACGGCCTCGGCGGGCAGTGGACAACGAGCGAGAGGGGGTGCAATACAACTACTCCATGTTCCACCTCATGCTCTGCtcggcttccctgtacatcatgATGACCTTGACCAACTGGTACAGGTAGGAGGCAGAGAACTGAGGAAGCCCACCCAGCCCCTTGGCGTGGCCTGTAAAAGCTCCTGACCTCAGAATCCCCTTCTTTTACCCATATAATGAAAGTATGTTCAGTGCTCACACTTTCCTGAAATacttctgacttttttttctcctcttgcaTTTAAAATCCAGTTGGAATACTTACAGTTAAAATCATGGGAAGCCCTTCCAAACTTGAGTAACTTGAGAGAGAAAATCATGACATAAAGCAATCTGACTTGTCTTTTGTTCCCTGAGTTTTCTTTGTCTAGAGATGGCCATGTAGAGTATTCTGATCAAAGGAAACATCTGGTAAAGCAGGGAGGATTCAGTAAATTCATTTCAGTTTTGAATTTTACCAGTATGTAGAATAGGCAGATGTCCCTGAAGAACTTTTTGCAGGGAATGATCAGAGTTCTTCATGCAGGCTAAAAGATAAAAGCTGTTTGAGTGGCAGAGCCCCCtgctcataaaaatgaaaaaatagcaaCTTTATCAAGTCCTTTCTGGTAACTGACTACAGAGTAGTGAGTGTCAGGCAAGTTTCAGTGGAGAATTTCTTAGGTTTTGCTGAGGGGCTGCTATATGCTGAAATTAGGCTCCTTTGCTTAactctcaggggcttccctggtggctcagtggtaaagaatctgccagccaagcaggagacatgggttcgattcctgggtcgggaagatcccctggagaagggcatggcaacccactcgagtattcttgcctgggaaatctcatggacagaagagcctggtgggctgtagtccctggggttgcaaaagagtcggacttagtgactaaacaacagcaaccatctaattctctgctgtTTTCTCAGCCCTGATGCAAACTTCCAGAGCATGACCAGCAAGTGGCCAGCTGTGTGGGTCAAGATCAGTTCCAGCTGGGTCTGCCTCCTCCTCTACGTCTGGACCCTTGTGGCTCCGCTTGTCCTCACCAATCGAGACTTCAGctgaagctgagtgccaaggacaCCACTGAAATTCATAAAGGTCTCCTTTGCTGAAAGCTCACTTACTGTTTACTTTCGCTTCAACTAATATATTAAGCaaatgctttgcaaataagactATATCCAGGTTTATATCGGAGGGCAAGATGGAATAATGCTTGATGCAGGATCAGAACCTTTCATTTATATCTCTATTGTGTTTATTTGTAAGGATAGAGAGCAAAAGGAACATTATGTTTTAAAGTGAACTACAGCTGTGCTGTGAAGAGAGTTCTTTATTAAGACTTGTAGGTTCCTACAACTTTGATTTAAAATGTAAGACAGAAAAATATTGGATACTTGAGGTTGTCATTAATATATTTCTATTGCAGTAtctttaaagaacaaaataattataatgatgCATTTCTATGACAGTTTTCTTCTGTGAAAGTCTTTACTGTGTGATACAGGCCCTCTGTTCAGTCCTTAAACTCAGTGCTTGGGGAAAGGAGTCTGTGTGCAGGTCTTGCCCCAGAAGAGGGGTTGTTGGTCTGGCTGCTGCTTCTACGTCTtgagtttttttaatttcctttttattttttatactacAGCATTGATGCTGCTTGATTCAAGCCTGTGGCTTTGCTAGAAATGTTAATTTCAATAAACGCTTTGTATGTTTGGTTAAACTGAAGATTCACTTGAAAAACTGGTGCAGCTTTAGTCTATGTCATTATCTTGTTACGAGTATGTAAAACTACAAATGCATGTGAATATATTATATTTGCACTATAAAGGTATTTGATTAAAATAGAAAGACTTACGCTTTTTAAGGTCCTTTCTTTAACAGCTTTGATGAGTTAGCAGCGTTctaggtttttcatttttttagacttttttggGCAGTAAGGTTTATAAAGCATCTTCCAGAATGCTCTCCTGTTCCTTCTAAAGTTTAAGGTCTGACCAGTGAGTAAA
The Bos indicus x Bos taurus breed Angus x Brahman F1 hybrid chromosome 13, Bos_hybrid_MaternalHap_v2.0, whole genome shotgun sequence genome window above contains:
- the SERINC3 gene encoding serine incorporator 3, whose amino-acid sequence is MGAVLGVFSLASWVPCLCGGASCLLCSCCPNSKNSTLTRLIYAFILFLGTIVCCIMFHEGMETQLKKIPGFCDEGLSTRITDIMDKECDVLVRYKAVYRISFALAVFFFAFSLLMLNVKTSKDPRAAIHNGFWFFKIAAIVGVMVGSFYIPGGHFNTAWFVIGMVGAAFFILIQLVLLVDFAHSWNESWVNRMEEGNPKCWYAALLSVTSLFYILSIIFAGLLYTYYTKPDGCTENKFFISFNLILCVVISVLSIHPKIQEHQPRSGLLQSSLITLYTMYLTWSAMSNEPDPSCNPGLLSIITHMTSSTLAPANTTAPAPTPAVPLQSGPSLNKENFIGLLVFVLSLSYSSIRNSSNSQVSKLTLSGSDSVILRDTAANGASDEEDGRPRRAVDNEREGVQYNYSMFHLMLCSASLYIMMTLTNWYSPDANFQSMTSKWPAVWVKISSSWVCLLLYVWTLVAPLVLTNRDFS